ACCAAAAAGGAAGCTGAAGATATTTCTAAAAAATTTAACGGCGTTACGCTGAACTTCGACCTTAGTGCGGATGAGGGCACTACGGTTAAAATTGTTACCGATTATGGTAAGCTTGAGGGTAACGGCGTTACGCGTAACCTGAAGCTGAATATTAACAGTTTAGGTGATTTTGAGATGTTTGGCGACTTCCTGATCTCATCGGGCAAGTTTGAGTTTACGGCCAAAAACTTCATCAGCAAAAACTTCCAGGTAAACCAGGGCGGTACCATCCGCTGGACGGGCGATCCGGCCAACGCCGAAATTAACCTGAATGCCGTTTATGAGGTGCGTACCAATATTGCGCCTCTGTATACCGCCGCAGGTTTTACATCGCCACGTGGCAACCAGCAGGTTTTGGTACAGGCGCAGTTGTTGCTATCCAAATCGTTGTTATTGCCGGTTATTGATTTTGATTTTACTTTCCCTACCGAGCCAAATATTAAAGAGGATGTGGCAACATATCTGTCAGATAATACCAACCGCAGCCAGCAGGCGCTGAGCATCATCGTTCGCAGGAGCTTTACGGCCGGTACAGGCGGCGGTAACCTTAACGAGCAGGTGCTGAGCACGGCCAGCGATGCAGTGAGTGAGTTTGCCTTTAATCAGCTGAACAGCTTTATAGCGCAGTCAAACATCAAGAATATCGACTTAAACATACGCTCCTTTAACGAGGCGAGTTTATCTGTTAGACTATTTAACGACAGGCTTATACTGAACGGAAGTTTGTTTACCAATACGGGTAGTAATAACCTGTTTTATAACAACACCAACCTGTTTAATGCTAACTTTAATAACCTGACCAAAGACTTTGAGGCGCTTTACCGAATCCGTAAGGATGGTAACCTTACCGCCCGTTACTCGTACAGGGTATTAAGCGGTACAGCGTTGAGTACCTTTAACCCGCTGGATGTGCAGTATGTAAATGGTATTGGTTTGGTTTACCAGCGCGATTTTGATAGCGTAGGTGAGTTTTTACGTAACATATTCAGGCAGGGCAGGCGCCGTACAGCACCTACAACACCTAACCCGATCAACCCAACACCGGCACAATCGCCAACGCCGGCGGTTAACTACAAGCTGAGGGATGACGATGAATGATTAATGATCGCGCATAATAGCGTGATCCATCTTATCGCGTTTGGTACGCAGGTAATGTTCGTTATGTTTGTTGGCCGGTATTTCAATAGGCACATTTTCAACCACCTCTAAACCATAACCAATTAAACCCGCACGTTTTTTGGGATTGTTGCTCATTAAGCGCATTTTGGTGATGCCCAGGCTGCGGATGATCTGCGCGCCTATGCCATAATCGCGGTGATCCATTTTAAAGCCAAGCTCCAGGTTAGCCTCAACAGTGTCGAGCCCGTTCTCCTGCAAGTGATAAGCCTTTAATTTATTTACCAGGCCAATGCCACGGCCTTCCTGGTTCATATATACAATAACGCCTTTACCTTCCTGCTCTATCATCTCCATGGCTTTGTGTAGCTGTGGGCCGCAATCGCACCTGCACGATCCGAATATATCACCGGTTACGCATGAGCTGTGTACGCGTACCAATACCGGTTCATCAGGCTCCCACGTGCCCTTTATTAAAGCCATATGGTTTTCGCCGGTGTCTATCTGTGTATAAGCAATCATATCAAAGTCGCCCCACTGGGTAGGCATCTTTACGGCGATCTCCTTAGTAACTAAGGTTTCGGTGCTCAAGCGATAGGCGATCAAATCCTTAATGGAGATGATCTTCATTTTAAATTCCCCGGCCATCTTCATCAGCTCCGGCAAGCGGGCCATTTCACCGTCCTCGGTCATTATCTCGCAGATAACCCCTGCCGGCTCAAAACCAGCCATCACAGCGAGGTCTACGGTAGCCTCAGTATGCCCTGCACGGCGCAGTACACCACCTTCCTTGGCAATCAGCGGGAATATATGTCCGGGTCTGCCAAGGTCAGCAGCTTTTATGGTCGGATCAATAAGGGCCAAACAGGTTTTTGAACGGTCAGACGCGGATATGCCCGTTGTACAACCATGCCCCAGCAAATCAACCGATACGGTGAAATTAGTTTCGTGCGAGGTGGTGTTACGCGTAACCATCAGGTCGAGCTCCAGTTCCTGCGCGCGTTCGGCAGTAATTGGGGCGCAGATAAGGCCCCGGCCGTAACGGGCCATAAAGTTTATCGCTTCGGGGGTGGCATTGCGGGCGGCGGTTAAAAAGTCACCCTCGTTCTCCCTGTCCTCATCATCAACAACTATAATTATTTCGCCATTTTTAAGCGCTTCAATGGCTTCGGGTATGGTGTTAAGCATCTTAGTCAGATCAGTGTACAGTAACAAAGTTACATTAAGGTTGCGGCAATCCGGTCGGTGTTGTGTAAAATAACTTTAGGCTGCCTTACGCTTGAATAAGCGGTTAAAAAAGCGTTTATAAGCTTCCATATCAAACAATGCGGAATCGGTAGCAGCCTTGTATGACAGGAACATGCCGATGGGCGAAAGCACGAATATGGCGATCCACATACCTATTGCCGGCGGGATGGCGCCATCCTTTACACCCTTTTCGCCAATAGTGGATATAATGTGGTACAGCAAAAAGAAGACAACCGATATAACCACCGGCATACCCAAACCACCCTTACGGATAATGGCACCCAGTGGCGCGCCTATCAGGAATAATACCAGGCAGGCTACCGATAGCGTGAACTTTTTTTGGTACTCCACCACCGAACGGCGAATGTTCTTCATGGTTTCCTTGGAGTTGGTTTCGTTCTGCTTAAGCATGTCCTGTATAGTACGGACCTCGCTTAGCGCGGTGGACACGGTACTGATCTGTTCATTAATTTCCATCCCGCCCAAAACTGAATTATTTTTAGGTGCGACCGGTTTTTTAACTGAATTTGATTTCTTTGGCAGCGTGAAAAACTTTACATAGGGCGAAAGCATTTTATACGTTTGCGTTACCGTACTATCCACCTGTTTTTCAGTCGAATCGCGGTAATGGCGTAATTGCTTCAGGTTCATCATCACGAAGGCTGACCGAAATTCGTCCTGCGGGGTACGTTTCATGTTCAAACCTGAGATGTCGAATTTTATTTCCGTATTTTGAAAACGCACCCGAACAAATACCTGCCTTGGGTCGAAGTTACTTTCACTGCGTTTTTCTTCGTAACGTATGCCGTCCTTAAGCTTAAGCACCAAAAATTTATCGCCCGGCGACCGGTACATTACGCCCTCTTTAGCCATGATGACGTTCATGTTGTTGGTCTTTTCGTCCTTTTGATAGATCATGATGTCGTAAAGCGTTTGCCCGTCCTTGCCTTTACGCATTACGCGGGTAGCCGCACCGGGGAAGTTGGTGGTAAATACACCTTCCTGCAGTAACTTGGCTGATTTTTGTTGCCGAACATCATACAGCAGCGAGTAGTACTTGAGGTTGGCTACCGGCAGCATATAATCAGAGAAAACGAACGCGCTGATAGCTAAAATAGCCACCACGATGAACATGGGGGCCATGGCGCGGCGCAGGGATATACCGGCAGATTTAATGGCTACCAGCTCATAATTTTCGCCGAGTGCGCCATACGTCATGATAGAAGAAAGCAAAACCGACAGCGGCAGCGCCATGGCTACGTTTGTGGCTGAGGCATATAGCATTAGCTCGGCAATAACGTACCACTCAAAACCCTTGCCCACCAAATCATCAATATACTTAAACAAAAACAGCATCAGCAGAACGAACATTACTATAAGGAATGTTACCACAAATGGCCTGATGAATGATTTAAGTAATAAAAGGTGGATCTTTTTCACACTGCAAAAATAAGGAAATAAAATTCCGCAGGCGGGCGTACCTGTGCCTGTTGTGCAAAGTAAACGTTATAAAAGGCTAAGTAGTATTGCGGTAGCCTGTCAGGCGCCTAATACGCTTATGAGGTAATCAATCTGGTTATCCCAAATCAGGCGCCGCTCGGCAATTGAGTCCTCGGTGGCAAAATCGGTAATGGCCAGGGCCACGTCATTGGTCAATTCATCCTGCACTACTTCCAATTCAAAATAGTATGGCTCATCGTCGAGCCATTTAAAGCGTACCAGCTTGTTCTCTTTAGCATTAACAAGTTTGGCTCGTTGCTGTTCGTCGTCCCAGGTAAAGGTATAGATCTGATCGCGCACGTTAACATCATCGGCAAACCATTGTGAAAGGCCGTTAGGTTCGCTTATAAAACTGTATAAAATTCTGGGTGATGATTTGATCTCATATTCCAGGTTGAATTTCTTCTTATCGGGCATAATCAGGGTTGTGACACAGTACTATAAAAGCGCTGGCAGTAAAAGTTGAACAATTTTTCTAAAGAAAACTATTTTCTACTATATTTGCAAACCTTTTTACAAAGGCACACAATTAAAATATCCGGCGGGGTAGCTCAGATGGTTAGAGCGTAGGATTCATAACCCTAAGGTCGGCAGTTCGATCCTGCTCCCCGCTACTTACAATGAAAGCTCGTTACATTATGTAGCGGGCTTTCATTGTTTTCTACGTAAAATACACATTCGCGCTGTATTATTAAAAGAAATTATAGGCGGATTTGAAAGGGTTATTTTATGTCTTACTTTCTAAATTCTACTAGTTTGCGATGAGATTTAGACTGCGTATCTTCACATCATTATGAGCAAACAAAGTTTATTTAATCATATTAGAAGCGAAGATGTTGTGCTTTGGATTGGCGCTGGTTTTTCTAAATATGCAGGATATCCACTCGGTAGTTCACTTAAAGAATTAATCGCTGAGTCTTTGAGTGAAAGTGAACGTGTGTTGATTGATTCTAATTTGCAATTAGCTGATTACGCAGAAGAGTTTGTTAGACTGAAAAATGGATCAAGAAATGAGATAATTAAATTGGTTCGTGATACATATCGCAAACCACCAGCCACCCTATCTAATCATTTAAATTTAACAGCAATACCACACTTTAAAAACATCATTACAACAAATTATGACCCTTTGTTGGAGATTGCATACGGTGATAAAGGTAACTTGATCTATCGTGAAATGGATATTGGACTTTTAGATAAAAGGAAAGTTAACATTATTAAAATTCATGGAGATTTGTCTGATAGTGAGAGTATCATTATAACTAAGTCTGACTATGCAGCTTTTTATAAACAAGATTGGAGTTCTCCATTTTGGGCATACTTGGCAACGCTTATGGCAACAAATGTTCTCTTGTTTGTCGGCTATAGTTTAGAAGATCCGAATGTGATAGCTATGCTTGAGCATATCGCGAAATACTTGAAAAAAATGCGTAAAGAAGCTTTTTATGTTGCTCCGAATGTAGCTCAACACCGCGTAGCACATCTAAATCGTTTAGGTATTGAGGTTATACAAGGAACCGGGGAACAATTGCTTATCGAAATTGAAGAAGATATCCGACTTAATATTTTTGGGGATCAGCGGCTACAAAAAGTTACAGCAGATACATTCTTGGCGTATTTTAAAAACAAAAATTTGTTGCCTGATTTAATCAGCACGTCAAAGGGATTTCAGGTCGCTTCTGTTCGTACTACTGATGGAAAGCTCGCCGACGGTATAGTAAAATTAGAATACGCTCCGGAAAGCGAATTTGCAAAGTTAAAACA
This genomic interval from Mucilaginibacter defluvii contains the following:
- a CDS encoding bifunctional 3,4-dihydroxy-2-butanone-4-phosphate synthase/GTP cyclohydrolase II, translating into MLNTIPEAIEALKNGEIIIVVDDEDRENEGDFLTAARNATPEAINFMARYGRGLICAPITAERAQELELDLMVTRNTTSHETNFTVSVDLLGHGCTTGISASDRSKTCLALIDPTIKAADLGRPGHIFPLIAKEGGVLRRAGHTEATVDLAVMAGFEPAGVICEIMTEDGEMARLPELMKMAGEFKMKIISIKDLIAYRLSTETLVTKEIAVKMPTQWGDFDMIAYTQIDTGENHMALIKGTWEPDEPVLVRVHSSCVTGDIFGSCRCDCGPQLHKAMEMIEQEGKGVIVYMNQEGRGIGLVNKLKAYHLQENGLDTVEANLELGFKMDHRDYGIGAQIIRSLGITKMRLMSNNPKKRAGLIGYGLEVVENVPIEIPANKHNEHYLRTKRDKMDHAIMRDH
- a CDS encoding LptF/LptG family permease, with protein sequence MKKIHLLLLKSFIRPFVVTFLIVMFVLLMLFLFKYIDDLVGKGFEWYVIAELMLYASATNVAMALPLSVLLSSIMTYGALGENYELVAIKSAGISLRRAMAPMFIVVAILAISAFVFSDYMLPVANLKYYSLLYDVRQQKSAKLLQEGVFTTNFPGAATRVMRKGKDGQTLYDIMIYQKDEKTNNMNVIMAKEGVMYRSPGDKFLVLKLKDGIRYEEKRSESNFDPRQVFVRVRFQNTEIKFDISGLNMKRTPQDEFRSAFVMMNLKQLRHYRDSTEKQVDSTVTQTYKMLSPYVKFFTLPKKSNSVKKPVAPKNNSVLGGMEINEQISTVSTALSEVRTIQDMLKQNETNSKETMKNIRRSVVEYQKKFTLSVACLVLFLIGAPLGAIIRKGGLGMPVVISVVFFLLYHIISTIGEKGVKDGAIPPAIGMWIAIFVLSPIGMFLSYKAATDSALFDMEAYKRFFNRLFKRKAA
- a CDS encoding START-like domain-containing protein, translating into MPDKKKFNLEYEIKSSPRILYSFISEPNGLSQWFADDVNVRDQIYTFTWDDEQQRAKLVNAKENKLVRFKWLDDEPYYFELEVVQDELTNDVALAITDFATEDSIAERRLIWDNQIDYLISVLGA
- a CDS encoding SIR2 family protein; translation: MSKQSLFNHIRSEDVVLWIGAGFSKYAGYPLGSSLKELIAESLSESERVLIDSNLQLADYAEEFVRLKNGSRNEIIKLVRDTYRKPPATLSNHLNLTAIPHFKNIITTNYDPLLEIAYGDKGNLIYREMDIGLLDKRKVNIIKIHGDLSDSESIIITKSDYAAFYKQDWSSPFWAYLATLMATNVLLFVGYSLEDPNVIAMLEHIAKYLKKMRKEAFYVAPNVAQHRVAHLNRLGIEVIQGTGEQLLIEIEEDIRLNIFGDQRLQKVTADTFLAYFKNKNLLPDLISTSKGFQVASVRTTDGKLADGIVKLEYAPESEFAKLKQAFFRGEIHELIVSKEMLKDFQYDIGGIRMMGQNDIEELRIRSNPVDYKFDLSFPGLDLDFENLVASVQHSFTPRIKVKLHHLDINIIFSKKNDGSGDVELEIKRNIIHESVRSAIRAYRFVKYFFEQQPFTIYLHNNGSIINKKSYQYRKDFIDEADWFIKYFESLKEVEGFYGIKFRDITDIDLESFNKLQRLEKIANGKSFKLVDGPIRITMTEMNQTTVEFCKRLETEDAPLDIELTINEIVHLHGCDIKLSSQRIHVPSARVKNLKRLITGKTREIEVISRSGRIYTYYQEPFNKTR